Proteins from one Telopea speciosissima isolate NSW1024214 ecotype Mountain lineage chromosome 1, Tspe_v1, whole genome shotgun sequence genomic window:
- the LOC122652300 gene encoding uncharacterized protein LOC122652300, translated as MEKLCLALFWSCSKLRYYLLPTTVNVICQIDIIKYMLTRPISRARVRKWALPLVEFALQYIPQKVVKGQALADFLSNHPPIQVDRGEGQEETVGVTHIGITPWSLSFDGSKTSQSERAGIVIRSLQGVETQLAVHLGFTCSNNQAKYEALIKGMKILLAMGSRSVKISGDSQLVIKQVVGEYRCESEHLVRHHLLVGILVTQFNDVSEKHIPRLRTQMANVLAQIASGLRPAEDCWERTVVIQK; from the coding sequence ATGGAAAAACTATGCTTGGCACTATTTTGGTCTTGTTCGAAGTTGCGGTATTATTTGCTACCTACCACGGTCAATGTCATATGCCAGATTGATATCATCAAGTACATGCTCACTCGGCCAATCTCGAGAGCCCGGGTTAGGAAATGGGCCTTGCCGTTGGTGGAATTTGCCCTTCAGTACATCCCTCAAAAGGTCGTTAAGGGCCAGGCTCTGGCCGACTTCCTCTCTAACCACCCACCCATCCAGGTCGACAGAGGCGAAGGGCAAGAGGAGACGGTGGGGGTCACGCACATTGGCATTACACCATGGTCTTTGTCATTTGATGGGTCCAAAACTAGCCAGTCAGAACGAGCAGGGATAGTGATTCGGTCCCTGCAGGGGGTGGAAACCCAGTTGGCGGTGCATTTGGGTTTTACGTGCTCAAATAACCAGGCCAAGTATGAGGCCCTCATCAAAGGGATGAAGATCCTCCTCGCTATGGGGTCTAGGTCGGTCAAAATAAGCGGGGACTCTCAGCTTGTGATCAAACAGGTGGTAGGGGAATACCGTTGTGAGAGTGAGCACTTAGTCCGCCACCACCTGCTAGTAGGAATCTTGGTTACCCAGTTCAACGATGTGTCCGAAAAGCACATCCCTCGCCTGAGGACTCAGATGGCCAATGTCTTGGCCCAGATAGCATCAGGCTTGCGCCCTGCAGAGGACTGCTGGGAAAGAACAGTTGTAATCCAGAAGTAG